A portion of the Bacillus thuringiensis genome contains these proteins:
- a CDS encoding flagellar hook-length control protein FliK — protein sequence MIQSVLPVQQSLPPQKEKGLEVQSKNEDSSFDRTMRMENKKQPQTEKTKREEAPPEEKKDYILSKKSVTKEEPNVKKEEKKETEQLLLAVSEQMVAIEQLHVQPELLYQYIQKIQELYKEYGNIKLNELPAAELQQLQELLSNMNIKNAICLEDTMQMVLNKMKMPEQTMQALKVVETETCNIAKEQEESKEVDLPKLESDDAKVELPEVDALNDSSSAGAELLNKTTSTEQIGKSNSGAEKVSLPDLGKKMEAQVEALQKFVVKQERVLFQLNPEKLGTLTVFMKKHGDQIDVHVEMEKHDAKKRVEIIFDELKLKLKEKEINIQISYSDKDENRKEQREQEQRQKQKLANTNHEKQQSTEFAGLLEE from the coding sequence GTGATACAGTCTGTATTACCGGTGCAACAAAGTTTACCTCCGCAAAAAGAAAAAGGGCTAGAAGTACAATCAAAAAATGAAGATTCTTCATTCGATCGTACGATGAGAATGGAAAATAAAAAACAGCCACAAACGGAGAAAACGAAACGAGAAGAAGCACCACCAGAAGAGAAAAAAGATTATATTCTTTCTAAAAAATCGGTAACGAAAGAAGAACCAAATGTAAAGAAAGAAGAAAAAAAAGAGACAGAACAGTTGTTATTAGCTGTATCTGAGCAAATGGTTGCAATTGAGCAATTACATGTGCAGCCGGAATTGTTATATCAATACATACAAAAAATACAAGAGCTATATAAAGAATATGGCAATATTAAACTTAATGAATTACCTGCAGCTGAATTACAACAATTACAAGAACTTCTTTCAAATATGAATATCAAAAATGCTATATGTTTAGAAGATACAATGCAAATGGTATTAAACAAAATGAAGATGCCAGAGCAAACGATGCAAGCATTGAAAGTTGTAGAAACAGAAACTTGTAATATTGCAAAGGAACAAGAAGAGTCTAAAGAGGTAGATCTTCCAAAACTTGAGAGCGATGATGCAAAGGTAGAGTTGCCAGAGGTTGATGCATTAAATGATTCGAGCTCTGCAGGTGCAGAGTTATTAAATAAAACGACGAGTACCGAACAAATAGGGAAATCAAATAGTGGTGCTGAGAAAGTTTCATTACCTGACTTAGGAAAGAAAATGGAAGCGCAAGTAGAAGCGCTGCAAAAATTTGTAGTGAAACAAGAACGTGTTTTATTCCAGTTAAATCCAGAAAAACTTGGTACATTAACAGTGTTTATGAAAAAACACGGAGATCAAATTGACGTTCACGTAGAAATGGAAAAACACGATGCGAAAAAACGTGTTGAAATCATTTTTGATGAATTGAAATTAAAGTTAAAAGAAAAAGAAATCAATATTCAAATTAGCTATTCAGATAAAGATGAAAATCGTAAAGAACAGCGAGAACAAGAGCAAAGGCAAAAACAGAAATTAGCAAATACAAATCATGAAAAACAACAATCAACAGAATTTGCGGGATTATTGGAGGAATAA
- a CDS encoding flagellar hook assembly protein FlgD: MPTVGLNTTSTNHIPLQAGAQAKNASVNGVQSPVQQTNGLSASNQKTPGIMDKDDFLKLFLASFQHQDPFNAMDMNQMMNQTAQLSLMEQVQNMTKAVDKLQSTMYTTALDGGMKFLGKYVRGINNKGEQVTGQVETVRLAENNDVQLIVDNQVVSLRFVERVSDKPIAEANPEDEKKDDIEKNEEVKQN; the protein is encoded by the coding sequence GTGCCAACAGTTGGGTTAAATACAACGAGTACAAATCATATTCCGTTACAAGCAGGAGCGCAAGCAAAAAACGCATCTGTTAATGGTGTACAATCGCCAGTGCAACAAACAAACGGATTATCAGCAAGTAATCAAAAAACACCCGGTATTATGGATAAAGATGATTTCCTGAAACTTTTTTTAGCAAGCTTTCAACATCAAGACCCGTTTAATGCGATGGATATGAACCAAATGATGAATCAAACGGCTCAACTATCGCTTATGGAGCAAGTACAAAATATGACGAAAGCAGTAGATAAACTACAATCAACGATGTATACGACAGCTCTTGATGGAGGGATGAAATTTTTAGGAAAGTATGTTAGAGGTATAAACAATAAGGGAGAGCAAGTGACTGGTCAAGTGGAAACAGTTCGACTTGCCGAAAATAACGATGTACAACTTATTGTTGATAATCAAGTTGTCTCACTTCGTTTTGTAGAAAGGGTTTCAGATAAACCGATAGCAGAAGCAAATCCAGAAGATGAGAAGAAAGATGATATAGAAAAAAATGAAGAGGTTAAGCAAAATTAA